The proteins below are encoded in one region of Pomacea canaliculata isolate SZHN2017 linkage group LG7, ASM307304v1, whole genome shotgun sequence:
- the LOC112568146 gene encoding succinate dehydrogenase cytochrome b560 subunit, mitochondrial-like produces the protein MATLVRTLGRQCLLQRQSIFGGKRVAMASSAYEEMRSFWEKNRQLNRPLSPFLTVYKPHLAMMTSLTHRVTGVVMQCSVAAISITLLLLPGDFTTYLEMIRNLNLSPIIIYGAKIVLAFPVTYHFLNGIRHLAWDAGMGFELKTLYKTGYFVMGLTALVVSYFVFGL, from the exons ATGGCGACCTTAGTGAG AACTCTCGGAAGACAATGTCTTCTTCAACGGCAGTCCATCTTTGGAGGGAAAAG GGTGGCCATGGCCTCCTCAGCATACGAGGAGATGCGCAGTTTTTGGGAGAAGAACAGGCAGCTAAATCGACCTCTTTCACCTTTCTTGACTGTTTATAA GCCGCATCTTGCTATGATGACTTCGCTAACACATCGAGTGACGGGAGTTGTTATGCAGTGTT CTGTGGCTGCGATTTCGATTACACTTCTTTTGCTACCTGGAGACTTCACCACGTACCTGGAGATGATTAGAAATCTTAACCTGTCACCTATTATCATCTATGGTGCAAAGATTGTTCTGGCATTCCCAGTTACGTACCACTTCCTCAACGGTATTCGACACTTG GCCTGGGATGCTGGTATGGGATTTGAGCTGAAGACATTGTACAAGACTGGCTACTTCGTCATGGGGCTTACTGCGCTCGTTGTGTCTTACTTTGTCTTTGGTCTGTAA